A stretch of DNA from Salvelinus sp. IW2-2015 linkage group LG20, ASM291031v2, whole genome shotgun sequence:
CGACGTCAACGCTttagggacaggaggaggacagaAAACAAAACACTTAACATGCACTCAATACAGCTGGGTGAAAAACATAAAATGCACTGATTAAAATGAAGTGCAGAGGAACCCATAGATTAATGCAATTCATATTTATCCTGTTTAGTGATCCAAACTAGAGTATAAATCATCATAATCCAATGTTTTCTTTATAAGCTCTGTGATTTGAATCAATCAAATCAACTTGATTTGAAAGGACGATTTCCAACTGAGTAATACAGTAGGACTTTACATGGCTACACATATAGTACAACATTGCCAGCTTATGGCTGTTCTTGTCTGATAGGTAATTCATAATTGATCTTACATGAATATCTATAGAAACGATTGGGAACATCATATTTCTAGCATTCCTATGGCTGCCACCCTGTAGGCAGAACAGCACCTAAGACAGGAGAACGCTTCCCTCCAAAAAGGACACGCTCGTTCCAAATTCAGTTCTCAATATAACACAGAAAATAGAGAAAATGGAAGTTAAAATCCCCAGAGGTACCTTAGATAGACACTAGAACAAGTGTTGTGTTTAACAGTAGTGTTACACTGCAGTGGCTGGGAAAATCTCcagagaaactgagagaaaacGTCCTTTCCAGTCCACTGAACTAGAGATAATGGATGAGATCTTTTCAAAGGCTAAAACATGTTgacagaaggagaaaaaaaactctgtGATTATTCTCATATGGAGGGACTGACAAGTCTTTATAAGGCAGGGGAGAGGTAGAACAGAAGCATCAAACTGGATGGATTTAACAGCTCCGCTGTGACAGAGGGTTATGAGTGTAGTGAAGTTAAGACGCGTTGATGTCAATTCCTGGTTTTGATGTTGAGTAACAGGAGGAACAAATGAGATAACTGAGACCCAAACACAGCACAGCCAGACCCTGGATGAGATGAGGCAAAAGCGCCCAATGAAAAACATGATTCCGGAGAGTTGGCGGCAGCGGTAGGATCCAATCCCCACATCCCTGTCTCCATTTCCCCTGGATGTGCATCCAGGCTGTGGATGGGAAATCCAGTGGTGATTCAATCTGAACTGTTGCTGTGAGCGGGGGACCGGTCTGCTGGCGATGTAGGTGATGTTCATAAAAAGGAGGCCACAGCAAATGCAGTAAGAGGCATTGTGGTGTCTCGGTCTGTCAAACTAGCACAAACTGGCACACTAACAGGTCCTTATTCTGTGGGCAAAGAAGGAGGCTCTCCTCTGGGTGGACGGGTCAGGGAACTGAAAAGGGTAAACGATGATGGCCGAGGGAGTTTCCGACAGAGCCAGAGTACGGTTTCTTCTTTTATTGCTTTCTACCTGTCCATCACAGGCACTTCAGATGACTGAGCTTGGGTTGAAGTTGAAGGTGAACAAGAATGAGTGTCCTTAACAGCTACTCTGTCATCTCCAACAAAACTCAGCCAGGGTACCTCCATACCATTGATGAAACACTGAGGTACAGAAGCTAGTGTGGGACCAGTCTCATTCTGTGAGGCTGAATCTGATGAGGACCTGACTCCATTCGGCTGCATGATTTCTGGGTATGGAGATAATAGCAAGGCTGGAGCTAGCAGGGGCTATAAGAGCCCTTGAAGTCCTTCCTATCTCCCCCCCTCCGGCCAGTATCTCTTAGTCTGTGTGGTTATTCACATGGTTCTGCTTGAGCGGGGAGACCTCTTTGGCCTTCCTGCCGCTGGCGCCCATCATGACCTTGTAGCAGCCACGGGCGATCTTGTACATCCAGATGGTGTTGAGGATGTCCAGGGCGATACAGGATGTGATCCAGGCCACCTGAGCACCGATGCCCAAGCGCTCGAAGGCCTCCGTACCAAAGGTGGCAAACACCCGAGCCCAGTAGGGAGGCATGACGAAGATGCGCACCATGAAGAAGACCACTGCCATGGCCATGCCGTTGGCCACAACCAAGCGGTCCGAGCGAGGGTACTTCAGCACCTCGTAGAACCACCTATACATGGATGAGAACGGAATAATGTCAACACTGACAGAGGTAGGGGCTGATAAACAGGAATATTCATTAATATAGGGTAAAAGTGGAGCTAGCTTACCTTTGGTTCACAAAAGGTGTGGATAACTCTGAAATGAGACGGAAGTTGGCGAAATAAGGAAGCACGCCACGAGACTGCAGAGAGTGTAAAGACGTATTACCACAAATAGACATGGGCAGAAATAAACTAAAAACAGACTAAATGTGCAACACATCTTTAGAAAGAAGACTTGAGTATTTCAATACCAAAACCCAAAGAACCAAAAGAGCCATTGTGCTCATGGTTTTCCCCCAGACTCACCAAGACATATCCATATGCATAGAGCGCCGCCAAGTGGTGACAGACAAAAAAGCTGTCCCCCATTGTGCTCCAGTTAGTGGCCAGAAGCACAAGGTCTACACAGAACAACAAGTGGGTAGTTAGCACACAGTTTATTATTTTCATCTACTGTCCACAGAGAAATGTGGATGGCTTATTGTTATACAAGAGGATaaacatgaggagagagagagagagacactcaccATAGAGCAAATAACCACATGTTATGGCCACATTAAGTTTCACTAGTCCAGGCTCTCCCCtgtacaacaaaaacaaaacaaagtgttCTTTCAGAATAACAGTTGCCACATTACAGATTAATGCTAAAACTACTGTAAAACAGAAACTAAAGCTACTTACGATTTCACAGAAATctagtgaagtccacaaaacattcTACATACTGTATTAGTGAAGTCTACTGCAGGGGTCTCCAATGAGAGTTAATTTTAAAAAAGGACACTTCTAACTACAATCTTTTTTCTAGcattcaaataggcacattcttctcaTGGCCATGTCATGAGTCATAGTCTTGCTACTACTGAGATACCCGTGTCCAGGGAAGGTCCAGTTTAAARAGCACTGTGTTGACAAATGCATTGTGCTCACATACAGAGGGTGTGTTTCTGTTTGCCTGCTGTATCCTTGTGGGATTGTGTGCTCATGGACAAATACGTGTCAGGATGTGTGTACATGTGAGCAGTAGCCTGCATATAGTACATACTGTAAGAATGAGAACCACTCTTCTCTTGACTGTAGGAGTGGATTGTACGACTCAGTTGCTTGGACAAAGGTTTGGGCAACGCCATGGTTATCAGTTCACCGTATCACATGGGCCACATTTACTGCCTAGGCCTGTGTGTTGACTAGAGTGCAAGAGGCGCTTGACAAGAGCATCTGCTAAGTGACTGTGGTCAAAataatgtgtgtgtctcagtaaaGTGACACTGGAACTGATGTTGGCCTCTCTCCATCACAGGTATCCTGTTGCTGAGGGCGGGGTCATGGCTCTCTGTGACAGCACACCACGACGTGCTCTCTGGATCAGAGGGGGGCTCCACGTGACACCGCCCTCCCTCACCTCTACCGACCTTCACCCCAACGTACCCGTTCAGGGTATGTCTGAGTGCAACATCCTCTCTGAACCCCACTCATGTATCCACGATCAATGTCATATGCAGCCAATCGTTTCTCCACTTCCTCATGTTTACTGCACATCCTGGAGCTCACCCATAAGCCTAATAATCTATTCACCCATATAGAGAATCAAAGCCATTCGTAGATAAATCTGTTAAAGCTAAGAGATAAACTTCAGACAGAgcaacaggaggggtcaggatgAGATCGGTCCAAAGGTTCTCAGATTCCATCACTGATCCAGGTATggcagggcagcaggtagcctagtggttagaggcgagccagcaaccggacggttgccagtttgaatcccgGGTCTGCCGGGAAAAATCTGTTGgaaagtgagctggcaaccggagggttgctggtatcaaatcctagattcCATTGCCTGCCGTTGTCTGTGAgcgaggcacttaacccccccccAGCAACAGCTCCCCGGGCGCCCGGGGTGGTAGTCCCCTGCACCTCTCCAAAACCTCTATATTTATGTGTATGTATGAGTCTTTTGGAGGTGTTGGGTTAAAAAGCAGAAGTCACAGTTCAGTTGGACCTtgtgtgtatttgaccaataaaggGATCTTAATGTTACAGTAAGCCACACCTGAGGTTACATCACTGAACTCTGATCAACCAACTGAGCACTATTGTTTTAAACCAATTGAGTCTGTATTCTGCTCTCACTGGTTACATCGTACTTTTAAAGCTCAGATAAACCATTCAAGCGATGTGAGGGAGGCGGATTTGGAAAACGCTTTGGATTGATTGGATTACGACAACAAAACCCAGGCAGAACCGCCAGAGTGACGTTGCGAGAAGCTGAATCTGTCACAATGCAGGTTTGTGGGCGGTTAGTTCTGTGAAGCCCAGCACAATGCCAGTCTGTGGCATGTATAAATGATGCTGTAATGCAATCAGATTGTCTGAGGATTTAATGCTTACGCCATTCAGTGTTGCAATAAGAGGAACTAGCTACTGCTCTagcaaaataacatggctacCAGTCTAAATAGATGAAAAGTAAGAAACTTAAAGAGATGGGCAGGAAAGCAAATATATAAGAGACAAAAGGATAGTACCAATactacacagacacaaagaccaaaacaaaggaaaagaaCAAGTCAACATGACTTGGGCTAGGAGGGTACAACAATTACACCCCTATTAAACAAACCCTATGAGAGTAGAGGAACAacaaagaaagaaggaaaaagagagTAGTCTAAATGTGAGACATTTGGACACAGAGCAGATGAAGGGGGGTGGCAGGACTCCTCCCCATTGGCCCTTCACAACCCCTTTTCTCCGCTACAtcagcgacagacagacaatgaGAGCGAGGGAAGTGCTGTATTGATCAGACAGCCAGAGAtgcagggtggtggtggtggggggggagagggtcaccagaaggggagggaggaggaagagggggggctGAAGACTGGGCTGCTGTTTGCTATGAAAAGGAGCCTTGTTGGCAGGACTCTGGCCTGTCTGATCAgaacaagagaggaagagaaacagaaggagagaaaCACGAGAgtagaagacagagaaagaggagagcgaagagagtagaagacagaaacagaagggagagggggaaattACCATTCCTCTCTTTCAGGATACAATGATGTAATCACAGTCAGCAGTAGGAGAGAACATAGAAAAGACAATGAAAGGACAAATCCACTGAATCTACACCTCTCTGGAGACTCCACTGAGATTTCTCTCTGACAGTGGGGAATGGCAGCATCATCCTTCCCACCCTCTTGGGGTAGGCTAGTAGCCATGGCTgctagacagacagcagacagtaaTGCAGTTCATCTTACCAGACGGGGTCTGTGTTGACAGCATCATCAAACCACAGGATGTAGAGACAGAAGAGGCCCACGATCAGAGCATGGACAGTGGACACCAATCTGGGCAAGCACACAGAAACAGGGACAGTTAGCGCCATGGCAGAGAATGATGCAAGACTAGCACCACGGCAGCAGTAAWACTAATAAACAGTTCaagtaacataacaataacatccTTTATAGCACTGAGAACACGATGAAGAAACCTCATTTGGGCCGTGTGGAACCTTGGCAATGGAACTAATTTGAAGGAGAATCGTGTGTGTTTGAAACTACTCAGGTCTCGTTGACCTCTGGGACTCTTTATCTGGGCTAGTGAAGAGAACTCCAGTGTTACCACGCCTCTTATCGCCCCTCACCCGTACACACAGTCCCCAGACCCTGGGCACACCAGCAGCACCACAGGCCTAGCTATGCTGGCTTCATAGACCAGCCACTGTACAATGAACATTGTTATTTTTAGTGTCACCATTATAACATGACTGTCTGAGAGCGTATAACTGCcatgaccaaggaggagagtggaaTTTGAGACAGTCTCTTATGAAGCAGAAGGGGCAAGTGCATTTGCTCTCCCTTTAGCCCATTTGAATTGAACATCTAGCTAGTGACGTGTTCCTTAGCCTACGCCTCAGGCTTACATCTCTGCTGTGCATCTTTCTGTAGATATTCTCTGTGTCTCTTTACAAGCAAAGCTTGAATAAATaataacacactgacacactgggaGCCGTTATGCAATGAAGGGTAACTTTGAATCAAACTTCAACCACGATCAGTGCGTCACCTTTGGCTTGTTATGCCATGGTACACTACACACATCCTGTAGCAGTGTTCAGTGTGCATGACCCCTGTATGAACTGAGGCCCAGGACTGCCGCGCAGCTCCCCCCAGGACTGCCGCGCAGCTCCCCCCAGGACTGCCGCGCAGCTCCCCCCAGGACTGCCGCGCAGCTCCCCCCAGGACTGCCGCGCAGNNNNNNNNNNNNNNNNNNNNNNNNNNNNNNNNNNNNNNNNNNNNNNNNNNNNNNNNNNNNNNNNNNNNNNNNNNNNNNNNNNNNNNNNNNNNNNNNNNNNCAGGAGCTGCAGACCCTGCAGCAGGAGGTTGATGATGACACTACAGAGGTCATCCCATCAGCCATGTGAGTAGGACTAACAGCATACTGAAATAATCACTCCCAACACCACACGAGCCCACCACACTAAACCATGATAGTCGGTGAGCATTGATCTCACATCATGAACAGCATGGTGCAACTTGACAAACTGTTCAWTCTGCAGATACGTGGCCCAGTTGTACCACAAGGTGACCAAGATCAAGTGGGAGTATGACACGGAGCCACACATTCTGAGAGGAGGTATTTGTCACTGCATAACTGTTTTTCCATCACAGAGTCACAAATGTGGAATTCTTGTTTAATGGCTGGCTGATGTGGGTTTTGGTTGCGTTTAACTAAAGTTTGAGTGTACTTTAATCCCTTTCAGTTCACTATGGAGCTGACCTGGCCACGCCAATCAACATAGACACCTCTGTGCGGTCTCGGTGTTCAGTCAGTGATGAGCTGTGGAACTTTGTCAGCACTGAATGGTAGAAGAGATCAAAGTAAAGTTGCCATATCTGTCCAGTAGTTGTTTGTCCTGTAGTTGGATtgtctgttgtgtttgtgttgtgtgttStaatacatttgttttaaacTAAGATTGTATTCCTATTGTTGGTATTGCCTTCCATGACATTTTGTTATATTGAATAAAGCAGTTTTTCTAAACATCACATTTCCTAGAATACTTATTTGGGTAGTAACCTATAACCCTAGCTTTTATTTGTATCTTTCACCATAGTCAATATGATTTTTATAAAGGCTATTTTCTCCCAATAGGTGTCATTGCAAGTCCACTGCTTTTTGATACAGTACTGAAATTACTGTATTGAAAAGTTGGGTGCTGCTCACCTTTTTAATGCAATAAATGTCCAATTTGAAGGTGTGCTTATGCAACAGACAGTATTCTGTACTGCATTGCAGCAATAAAAAAGAATAATTTGCAAAGTTTGAGAGTTTCTGGAATGGTAACTGTTATTCATGGTAAATGCTATTCCTCCATAGGCTTTCCATGTCTAAAGCAAGGAGGATGCGCAATTGGCTAGTGTTTCTGAGATTTTGGTTGAATAAAAAGATAATTGTAACTGCTGCAGTAATAATGTGTTGCTGTTATTAGTTGTCAACCCATTGAATTTTCCTAATGAACATCTGTTAGCCTAAAAGCCCAAGGGATAAAATAATTGGCAGGGCAGAAAGCCTGACATGAGTTATTGTGGAGATTTCATTTTAGAGAAACTGTATTTATTAAATTTGTGGCCAGCCCAAACTTGACCCACTTGCAAAAGTCCAAGTTGACAAAGTGAGTTCAACCATTTATGGTTGAGAGGACTTGTTTCTAGTTTTGAATGGAAAAGGGCAGTTTTTTGCTCACACACAATTTATGCAAATCTTACCATTACTCTTCATTGCACGTCCCACACGTTTTGTAAATGAGTAATTTTATTGCCGATACTTAGGTAGGTTTCTGCCAGTGTagcatgtggtgagtagttgatttGGTACAGGGCGGGGGACAGGTTTCGTTTGGATCTCAACTCGTGTAACCTCGTCAGCTGGTGGTTTCTTGTTGATAATCTTACTGGAAACGGGGCGTCAAGTCTATTGTCCCCAATGACTGCTGCCTTCTCTCTGTGTTACCACAAGCGCATGCCTTCTTCTTGGGTGGTTGCTTGTGGTATGGATTTGGTGCACTGTGGGTCATGTTGGgggtttgtgtgcttgtgtgtttactTCAGCATCaatcagacatttacattttattgtgatatacagtacattgtttCTTTGGCATCTGTCTCTGCTCTATCGTGGGAAACTACACCTTGgtgtatatgtatattttgtAGACTGTTCCATCTTCTCAAATTAATTAAGTTGACATATGCTTATCAGTGTTTATGCACTTTTCAGTGTTGAAGTATATGGTATGTGGTGACTATAGGTCAAAGCCTTTTATAGCTGGTGGATGATGGGAGTGTAAGCTTCCTGTGAAAGATCTGAAACATCGCTCTCACCACATTGACACTAGCACTTTCATATTCTCACACATGAGGCCTCTGGCTTCACAAAGATTTGGTGAGAGGAAATAACTAGATTTAATGTTATTTGTATGGATGTTTATTCTGCAAAACAATGTTCAAAAATACTGTTTTTGGAGATGttgtttacatacatttatttatCGTTTGAATGTACATATAAAACATTGGCAGTGGCCTCATAAATTAAGTTTAGTTCAAAATACAGAAACTATAgttcattttatttacacaatatACCGTATAGTACAGTAAGATAAAttcttttttttcatttgtaCATTTATATACAATGTGAAAGATTTGAATTGCTTGCTTTCAAACATCACTGCTGTCACAATGGAACTTCATACATGGAACCCCAAGCATTTGTGGTTTGTTTTTGACAAATTTCTATTAATTAACCACTGTTTACAGAAGATAGACATAACACTTCATTGCATGAGAGGGATATTCTCCAGCTTGTACAGGAAAGTTCTGAAGGCTATTGTTTTTGTGAACAGGCTGTGTTCAGTATGATTTCCATACTTTGAGTCCACAAAACCAGAGCCGTCAATAAGCCTAATCTGTCCTTTTAATTGCTCTCAATCATGTCTGCTGCTACGTGTGTTTTAGAGACCTCCAAAGATGTGCAAACCAGAAGAGGCATCAACGTGAAATTATCTGTGTTTCTAAGCCACCAAGCCTCTAATGTTGGTCTGGGAACCTCTACCCAGAATTCCAGCTGACGTGAGATCAGATGACAAAAATGACATGGTTCTGGCAGCAGTTTTGGGTGTGGATGCTTCATGTTTTAACTACATGTCATTATGTTTGTATTATGTATTTTCTCTAGAGGGGATATAAGGATGAGCCCTAGCATGACTCAAATGTATACTTTAATTATGTATATGACTCAAGATAATATCTACTGAATGTGTTTTCAATGTTTGTATAATAAAAATACATGAATAACGTTAATTTCACAGCTGCTGGTTGAGTGGTTCTCTTTAACTACCGGTAAATGGTGAATTCAAAATACTGCTACAAACATGAATCCATTCCTTCAGGAGGGTTTTTCTATTCTGCAGTTTGGATTATGGAAGATTGTTAACGTAtgaaatatatactgtatctcagCATACGAGAAAAGGAATTTCACAGTATGAGAACAGCATATTAATCCGTTTAATGCTTCGCGCCGAAGAGTAAAAACCAACAAGGTATTTATTTCTCTAACACTGACTGAGGTTTGACTTCCTAACAATAGACCGACCTGTCTTTAAGTGGAAACCTCCAGCTTATCTGTCTAGGAAGAAAATGCCAGACCAGGGGAGGAAGGCAAAACATAGGACAATGGTGGGTTCCGCTGACGTTCTCTACCATTGAGGTGAGAGGAAGAGTATTACTTCCTCCTTGCTTGTAGTTCCATTTACAACCCATACGTAACATGTAGTAGTCTCACAGCTGTAAGATGGTGCCGAAGAGTGGTCCAGTCAAGGGGGTATCCAGAACTCTGCTCTTACTGTAATTGGACAATTATCCATTATTACTGCTTGAGTCACATTGGGCCGTCATGGACAAGTCATGTCTTTGACATCCTGGGGTAGATGGCTTTAATAGTGGAAGGGGTGAAGTTGGCAGAGGAGACTGTGATCTCCAGGCCCTCCAGCCTATGGGAGGGCGCCTCAGTCTTACTGGTACTGCACTCYAGGAAGGRCAYMCCTATCTTCTTCACCTGGCCATCCTTGGTGAGGAGGCAGCGTCGACACAGCAGCCTCAGGATGGCCCTCCTCATGTCCTTACTGGTCAGKGTATAGATGATGGGATTGAGGAGAGAGTTGAWCATGGCGATGCCCAGGAAGTAGTCCGCCTTGAAGAGCACCTGGCAGCTCCGTGCCGGGCAGCAGAAGTCCAGCARgaggaggatgaagagaggcaGCCAGCAGACGATGAAGACRCCCAGYACGATGGTGACMGTCTTCAGCAGGGCCATGTACTTYTGGGACTTGCGGGCCAGGCCTTTGCGCTGCGGGCCAGAGCCCAGGTGCTTTGTGTTGGACTTGACAGTGTGGAARATGCGCACATAAAGCACCACGATGGCCAGCAGCACAGCGGTGAACACGGTGATGAAGAAGAGGATGTAGCTTTTGGCRAAGAGCGGCAGGACGGTGGAGCACTGGTCCAGRCGGCCCATACAGTTCCAGCCCAGGACGGGCAGCACCCCCAGGAACACTGACAGAACCCAGCTGGCCCCGATCAGGGCAAACATCCGGCCTCGCTTGGCCCCCTGGTAGGGCTTCATCCTCACCATGGTGACRTGGCGCTCAATGGCGATGGCCAGGAGGCTGATGACGGAGGCGGCCAGCGTTATGAAGACCCCCCCCTCYCTCAGGAACCACAGCACAGGGGTCATMTTTAACGTGTTGGCCCCTGAAGTCACAATGTTCACCATGTAGGTGAAGCCTGCTAGCAGGTCTGAGAGTGTTAGGYTGCCTAACAGATAGTACATGGGCAGATGGAATTTYTTATTCYTCCAGATAGCYAACAGCACCACAGCATTCTCCAGCACTATGAGCAAGCAGATCAGCAGGAAGGCTATGGCCTCTGGCTTTAGTCCATCYTTGTACTTGTTCTCCTTCAGTTTGCCTGTGTAGTTGTAGTGTTCTCTGATGACAGCATTGCTCTGGTACTCGTGGAACATCYGGAGCAGGTACCCTGCCGAGGGGGWCATGGGAACCACAGTGGGGGCAGCAACAGCAGCGTAAGCGGCATGCGATGCTTCCATTGGTATTCTGGGAAT
This window harbors:
- the LOC111980818 gene encoding TLC domain-containing protein 4-B-like; amino-acid sequence: MALTVPVSVCLPRLVSTVHALIVGLFCLYILWFDDAVNTDPVWGEPGLVKLNVAITCGYLLYDLVLLATNWSTMGDSFFVCHHLAALYAYGYVLSRGVLPYFANFRLISELSTPFVNQRWFYEVLKYPRSDRLVVANGMAMAVVFFMVRIFVMPPYWARVFATFGTEAFERLGIGAQVAWITSCIALDILNTIWMYKIARGCYKVMMGASGRKAKEVSPLKQNHVNNHTD
- the s1pr5a gene encoding sphingosine 1-phosphate receptor 1 is translated as MEASHAAYAAVAAPTVVPMXPSAGYLLXMFHEYQSNAVIREHYNYTGKLKENKYKDGLKPEAIAFLLICLLIVLENAVVLLAIWXNKKFHLPMYYLLGXLTLSDLLAGFTYMVNIVTSGANTLXMTPVLWFLREGGVFITLAASVISLLAIAIERHVTMVRMKPYQGAKRGRMFALIGASWVLSVFLGVLPVLGWNCMGRLDQCSTVLPLFAKSYILFFITVFTAVLLAIVVLYVRIFHTVKSNTKHLGSGPQRKGLARKSQKYMALLKTVTIVLGVFIVCWLPLFILLLLDFCCPARSCQVLFKADYFLGIAMXNSLLNPIIYTLTSKDMRRAILRLLCRRCLLTKDGQVKKIGXXFLECSTSKTEAPSHRLEGLEITVSSANFTPSTIKAIYPRMSKT